ATTTCTCCCGGTATTCCGTCCGGCAATCGGTATACTGAATGGCATGGGATACCTCGGAGATGTTCTGCGATGGCAATGCAAGAGATGAATAACGCCATCCAGGCCATTTCAGTGAACGGATAGTAAAATGCGATTTTCTTTTCGTATATTCCCCATGAATTGATGTCAGGGAATCTTGAAAAACCCGTCATTCCCGCTTTCGCGGGAACGACGAATCACGGGTATTTCGAGTTGCTCGTCATTAAAAATGTTGGAGTGTTTCTGCTCCATGTGAAGTCTCTGAATGTATCGGAGGTTTCTTGCGAACGTGTTATTGAGTGATTGTTGAAATGCCGGTAGAACAGCCTCCAAAAATGTGCGCGGTGCGACCCTTGGTTGAAACTAGATTGTTTGCCGTCGAGGCGGTCGATCTTAAGTTTGCTAACGGTGTTGAGGTGACGTTCGAACGCCTCGCGGCCAAAGGTCGGGGTGCCGTTCTGGTCGTGCCGATTCTGGATGACGGACGGATCGTCCTGATTCGCGAGTACGCCTGCGGTACGGAGCGTTATGAGCTGGGCCTTCCCAAGGGGCGGATTGATGGCGACGAACCGATTCTTGAGGCTGCAAATCGTGAGCTGATGGAAGAGGCCGGCTTTACCGCGGCTCAACTTACCCTGCTGCGGGAGGTTACCTCGTCTCCCGCTTATTCGGCACAGCGGACGCACATCGTGCTGGCGACCGGGTTATCACCCCGTCGTTTGCCGGGCGATGAGCCCGAACCGTTGGAAGTGGTGACCTGGCCCCTGGATGACTTGGACCGACTGGCATTCGAGGGGCAATGCAGTGAAGCGCGTTCGATTGCGGCGATGTATCTCGCGCGAACCTACTTGGCACACTCGCCCGCAAACGATCAGAAAAATCCCGCATGATGATCAGTTATAACCCTAAAGGCTTTTTGAACCATGAATGACTGGTTATCGCTTCGTGATCCTGTGCGCAGTATTGCCGCTCAAGCTGGCGAGGCGATCATGCGCGTTTACGCGGAAGATTTCGACATCATGCACAAGTCTGATGATTCGCCAGTCACCGAGGCTGATCTGTCGGCGCATCGGGTGATTAAGGCCGGTCTGCAGGCATTGACGCCGCACCTTCCGGTATTGACCGAGGAGGGTGGCTTGCCGGATTGGTCTGTGCGTCAACAATGGTCGGACTATTGGCTGGTCGATCCGCTCGACGGTACCCGGGAATTTGTGAAACGTAACGGCGAATTCTCCGTCAATATTGCACTCATTCACCAGCACCAGCCGGTGCTGGGGGTGGTGTACGCACCCGCTACCGGTGCCGAGTTTGCGGGTGTCCAGGGTGTGGGCAGTTGGCGTTTCACCGCGCAGGGGGCACAGCCGCTTAAAGTTCGGCCTTTGCCGAATCCAACGATCACACTGGCCCTGAGCCGTTCGCATGGCAGCCGTCGCGAGCAGGCGCTGATCGACGCACTGACCGAGCGCGCGGGTGAACCGCAGGTAATCCGTTGCGGTAGTGCCTTGAAAACCTGTTTGGTGGCCGAGGGGCTGGCGGACCTGTATCCCCGATTCGGCCCGACTTCAGAATGGGATACCGCCGCCTCGCAATGTGTGCTGGAAGCCGCGGGTGGGCAATTGGTTGATCTCAATGGTCAGCGCCTCACCTATAATCGTCGGGCGGTGGTGCTCAATCCGTCGTTTCTCGCCTATGGCGAGCGCCTGCCATTGCCCTTGGCGCAATTGGCGCGGATTTCGGCCGATTAAGCAGAACTTGCCGATCATTCAGCATATTTTTAGCGTGTTTTTCAGGAAGTTAAGATCATGGTTTTAATGCTCGACAACTACGATTCGTTCACCTTTAATCTGGTTCAGTATTTGGGCGAGTTGGGTGTCGAGGTCTGGGTGGCGCGCAACGATCAAGTCACGGTCGAGGAGATCGCCGCGCGCGCACCGTCGCACATCGTGATTTCTCCCGGCCCCTGCTCGCCGTCGGAAGCGGGCATCTCGATTGATGTCATCCACGCGTTTGCGGGGAAAACTCCGATTTTCGGCGTTTGTCTGGGTCACCAGGCGATCGGTCAGGCGTTTGGCGGGAAAGTGATTCGCGCCAAGGAAGTGATGCACGGCAAGGTTTCCCCGATTCATCACAGCGGCGAAGGCGTGTTCGCTGGCTTGCCGAATCCATTTGATGCCACGCGCTATCATTCCCTCGTGGTCGAACAGGCGAGTTTGCCGGACGTGCTCGAAGTGACCGCATGGACGCAATATCCCGACGGTTCATTTGACGAAATCATGGGTTTGCGCCACAAGACCTTCGTCGTTGAAGGCGTTCAGTTCCACCCCGAATCGATTTTGACTGAGCACGGCCACCAACAACTCAAGACCTTCTTGGGCTACCAAAGCGCGGTACGAGAACCCGCGTACGCATGAGTTCGCCGGCGGCGCGCTTGGCGCCGAAGGCTTTTCTGATTGTACCGCTGGTGGCGAGTCTGCTCATGATCGCCCCGTTTACCGTGGATGCGTACCTGCCGTCGTTCCCGGCCATCGGCCATGAATTTGGCGTCGATCAGGCGACCATGCAGCTCACGCTGAGTCTGTACCTCTGGTTTTTCGGCGGCATGATGCTGGTGCATGGGCCGCTTTCCGATACGTTCGGGCGAAGGCGCATGGTGCTGATTTCTCTGACCGTGTACGCGCTGGCATCCGTGGGCGCCGCCATGGCGGGGAATATCAATGAGTTGATCGCTGCCCGTGTCATCCAAGGTATCGCCGCCGGTGCAGGCGTGGTGATTGGCCGCGCTCTGGTGCGGGATTTATTCGAAGGTGCCACGGCGCAGCGGGTAATGTCGAACATCACGCTGGTCTTTGCGATTGCCCCGGCGATTGCCCCAATCATTGGTGGCGTGCTGGATACGTGGTTGGGTTGGCGGTCGGTGTTCTGGTTCCTCGCCCTGTTCGCTGCCCTATCGATGGCTGGGGTGTTCGCGTTCATGCCCGAAACAGTCGGCGCGCACAACCGGCAATCCATCGCGCCGTTATTCATTCTGAAAAGTTATGGTCGCGCATTAAGTCACGCCCCGTTCATGGGGCTGACGCTGGTGTTCGCGCTGCTGTTCTCGGGGATGTTCCTGTACATCGCCGCCGCGCCGATGGTTCTGGTCGGACACTTGCAACAAACTCCGACCGATTTCTGGAAGTTTTTTGTGCCGCTGGTCACCGGGCTGATCTTGGGAAGTCGAATCAGCAATGTTCTGGCCAGCCGATTTGCGCCGATGACCACCGTCAGCATCGGTATCGGTATTGTCACGTTGGCGGTCATTTTTAATGTGGTGCAAAGTTTTTGGTTTGCACATCATTCCTTCGGTCTGGGTGAATGGCGTGTTTGGTTGACGGTATCGCCCATCATGATTTATGCCATGGGTATGGCGACTGCAATGCCATCGCTCAACCTGATGGGGCTCGATTATATTCCCGCGCAGCGCGGACTGGCTTCTGCCCTGCAAGGATTCACTCAGATGATCCTCGCCGGGATCGTTTCGGGACTTGCTGTGGCGCATCTCGCCCAGAATCTGCTCTGGTTGGCCTGGGGAATGGCGGCGTTGTGGCTTCTGGCTGCGTTGATCTGGATCGCGTGGTATCGCCGGGCACCGCGACTGGGTTTTGCGAGCGAGACACGGCATGCATGAATCCGTTTTGAAGCTGTACTTATGTGCGTGCTCTGGGATGCTGTGTGGACATCATCAAATTGCCCGGTTGCGTGCCGGCTTGGGTTGCGGCACAGATGATAGAATGCGGTTTTGGATTGATCGACACTACGAGGAAGGCAGCGATGGCCGGCCATAGCAAATGGGCAAACATCAAGCACCGCAAGGCGCGTCAGGATAACAAGCGCGGCAAAGTCTGGACGAAGATTATTCGCGAAATCACGGCGGCTGTGCGTGTCGGAAAATCTGCAGATCCTTCGGTTAATCCACGTTTGCGTTTGGCGTGGGACAAAGCGCTTTCGTCCAATATGTCCAAGGATACGGTGGAGCGGGCTGCCAAGCGGGGTGTGGGCGCCGGTGACGGTGAGCATTATGAAGAGATGCTTTACGAAGGGTATGGTCCGGGCGGCGTGGCTGTGTTGGTGTACTGCATGACGGATAACCACAACCGCACCGTATCGGATGTGCGCCATGCATTCACCAAATTTGGCGGAAATCTGGGGACGGATGGCTCGGTTGGGTATTTGTTCAACAAACAGGGCGTTTTATATTATCCGCCGGGTGTGGATGAGGATGCGTTGATGGAAGCGGCACTTGATGCCGGTGCACAGGATGTGCAGGTCGGTGAGGATGGCGCTGTCGAAGTCATCACGACGCCGGAAGATTATGTGTCGATCAAGGATGCCCTGAAGGTGGCTGGTTTCTCGCCCGAAGAAAGCGAGTTGGCGATGCGTGCGGCGGTCACTGCGCCGGTCGAGGGTGATCAAGCTGTCAAGCTGGTCAAGATGATCGACATGCTTGAAGATCTCGATGACGTCCAGGAAGTATTCCACAACGCGGACATTCCTGAAGAGGCGTACGCATAACGTGGCCCGTTTGCGCGTCATGGGTATCGATCCGGGTTCGGTCACCATGGGTGTGGCCGTGCTCGACTTCGAGCGTGGAAGTGCAACCCAGATTCATCTGCAAAGCGTTTCGCTCAAGCCACATGGCTCGTTCACCGCGCGATTGGGGGCGATCTACGCCGAAGTCGATCGATTGATTGACACCCATGCACCGGATGAATTCGCCATCGAGCAGATTTTCATGTATCGCAGCCCCGAGTCTTCACTCAAGCTGGCGCAGGCACGTGGTGTCGCGATTGCCGCTGCTGTCGGGCACGGTTTGACCGTACACGAATACATGCCCGCCGTTGTCAAACAGGCCGTGGTCGGCACAGGGCGCGCTGACAAACTTCAGGTGCAACACATGATCAAGCGTTTGCTGTCTTTATCCGAGAGCCCGCCCGCCGACGGCGCGGACGCCGCAGCGGTGGCATTGTGTCATTGCTATCGACGCACCTCGTTGGCCGGGATTTCGGCGGATGAAGTCGGGGTCGAAAAAACCGCCATGCAGTTGCTGGCTCAGTCACGTTACCGGAGACGCAGTCGATGATCGGTCGCCTCAAGGGCATTTTGGTCAACAAGCAACCCCCCTGGATTCTGCTGGATGTGCAGGGCGTGGGCTATGAAGTCGAAGTGCCGCTTTCCACCTTGTTCGATTTGCCCGCCAACGGGCAGGAAGCTACGCTCCTGATTCACACCGTCGTGCGGGAAGATGCCTTTTTGCTTTATGGGTTCTCGCGCGAAGTCGAGCGCAAGCTGTTTCGGCATTTGCTCAAAGTCACGGGTGTCGGTGCCAAACTGGCGTTGGGTGTGCTTTCCGGTATGAATGCTGAAGAATTTGCCGGCGCGATTGCCCGCAATGACATTGCCGCGTTGATTCGATTGCCCGGTGTGGGTCGAAAAACCGCCGAGCGTCTGGTCATTGAGATGCGTGACCGACTGGCTGAGGGGTTTTTCGACGGTGCCACATTGGCGACCGCGGCGGGTAAGATGGGCGATGTCGTCCCACTTGCCGGTGCCGATCAAGAAGCCATGAGTGCGCTGGAAGCCCTGGGCTACAAGCCCGCCGAATCGCAGCGCATGGTCAAGGCCGTGCCGGGTGCAGAGACGTTGCCCGTTGAACAGATCATCCGTCTGGCACTCAAGCCATTCGCGGGTAAAGCGTGATGACAGATCGCGTCATTACCGCAGAAAGTGTGACTGAAGACGAGGCCATCGAACGCGCCTTGCGTCCCAAGCGGCTGGTCGATTACGTGGGCCAACCTG
This region of Halothiobacillus neapolitanus c2 genomic DNA includes:
- the nudE gene encoding ADP compounds hydrolase NudE; the protein is MPVEQPPKMCAVRPLVETRLFAVEAVDLKFANGVEVTFERLAAKGRGAVLVVPILDDGRIVLIREYACGTERYELGLPKGRIDGDEPILEAANRELMEEAGFTAAQLTLLREVTSSPAYSAQRTHIVLATGLSPRRLPGDEPEPLEVVTWPLDDLDRLAFEGQCSEARSIAAMYLARTYLAHSPANDQKNPA
- the cysQ gene encoding 3'(2'),5'-bisphosphate nucleotidase CysQ, encoding MNDWLSLRDPVRSIAAQAGEAIMRVYAEDFDIMHKSDDSPVTEADLSAHRVIKAGLQALTPHLPVLTEEGGLPDWSVRQQWSDYWLVDPLDGTREFVKRNGEFSVNIALIHQHQPVLGVVYAPATGAEFAGVQGVGSWRFTAQGAQPLKVRPLPNPTITLALSRSHGSRREQALIDALTERAGEPQVIRCGSALKTCLVAEGLADLYPRFGPTSEWDTAASQCVLEAAGGQLVDLNGQRLTYNRRAVVLNPSFLAYGERLPLPLAQLARISAD
- a CDS encoding anthranilate synthase component II — encoded protein: MVLMLDNYDSFTFNLVQYLGELGVEVWVARNDQVTVEEIAARAPSHIVISPGPCSPSEAGISIDVIHAFAGKTPIFGVCLGHQAIGQAFGGKVIRAKEVMHGKVSPIHHSGEGVFAGLPNPFDATRYHSLVVEQASLPDVLEVTAWTQYPDGSFDEIMGLRHKTFVVEGVQFHPESILTEHGHQQLKTFLGYQSAVREPAYA
- a CDS encoding multidrug effflux MFS transporter; amino-acid sequence: MSSPAARLAPKAFLIVPLVASLLMIAPFTVDAYLPSFPAIGHEFGVDQATMQLTLSLYLWFFGGMMLVHGPLSDTFGRRRMVLISLTVYALASVGAAMAGNINELIAARVIQGIAAGAGVVIGRALVRDLFEGATAQRVMSNITLVFAIAPAIAPIIGGVLDTWLGWRSVFWFLALFAALSMAGVFAFMPETVGAHNRQSIAPLFILKSYGRALSHAPFMGLTLVFALLFSGMFLYIAAAPMVLVGHLQQTPTDFWKFFVPLVTGLILGSRISNVLASRFAPMTTVSIGIGIVTLAVIFNVVQSFWFAHHSFGLGEWRVWLTVSPIMIYAMGMATAMPSLNLMGLDYIPAQRGLASALQGFTQMILAGIVSGLAVAHLAQNLLWLAWGMAALWLLAALIWIAWYRRAPRLGFASETRHA
- a CDS encoding YebC/PmpR family DNA-binding transcriptional regulator, which translates into the protein MAGHSKWANIKHRKARQDNKRGKVWTKIIREITAAVRVGKSADPSVNPRLRLAWDKALSSNMSKDTVERAAKRGVGAGDGEHYEEMLYEGYGPGGVAVLVYCMTDNHNRTVSDVRHAFTKFGGNLGTDGSVGYLFNKQGVLYYPPGVDEDALMEAALDAGAQDVQVGEDGAVEVITTPEDYVSIKDALKVAGFSPEESELAMRAAVTAPVEGDQAVKLVKMIDMLEDLDDVQEVFHNADIPEEAYA
- the ruvC gene encoding crossover junction endodeoxyribonuclease RuvC codes for the protein MARLRVMGIDPGSVTMGVAVLDFERGSATQIHLQSVSLKPHGSFTARLGAIYAEVDRLIDTHAPDEFAIEQIFMYRSPESSLKLAQARGVAIAAAVGHGLTVHEYMPAVVKQAVVGTGRADKLQVQHMIKRLLSLSESPPADGADAAAVALCHCYRRTSLAGISADEVGVEKTAMQLLAQSRYRRRSR
- the ruvA gene encoding Holliday junction branch migration protein RuvA, with protein sequence MIGRLKGILVNKQPPWILLDVQGVGYEVEVPLSTLFDLPANGQEATLLIHTVVREDAFLLYGFSREVERKLFRHLLKVTGVGAKLALGVLSGMNAEEFAGAIARNDIAALIRLPGVGRKTAERLVIEMRDRLAEGFFDGATLATAAGKMGDVVPLAGADQEAMSALEALGYKPAESQRMVKAVPGAETLPVEQIIRLALKPFAGKA